The Phycisphaeraceae bacterium genome has a window encoding:
- a CDS encoding D-tyrosyl-tRNA(Tyr) deacylase has protein sequence MIAVVQRVAEASVEAPESDHRAAIGAGLCVLLGVEVGDTPDQADWMADKIARLRIFRDEAGRMNRSVLDVGGGVLVISQFTLAGDASQGHRPSFTKAAPPDAAQPLYERVAARLRDVHQLPVGTGVFGAMMQVRLTNDGPVTIILRSGR, from the coding sequence ATGATCGCGGTCGTTCAGCGCGTCGCCGAGGCCTCGGTGGAGGCGCCCGAGTCGGACCACCGGGCCGCGATCGGCGCCGGACTGTGCGTGCTGCTGGGCGTCGAGGTCGGCGACACGCCCGATCAGGCCGACTGGATGGCGGACAAGATCGCGCGGCTTCGCATCTTCCGCGATGAGGCGGGGCGAATGAACCGCTCCGTGCTGGATGTCGGCGGCGGCGTGCTGGTCATCAGCCAGTTCACGCTCGCGGGCGATGCGTCGCAGGGGCACCGCCCCAGTTTCACCAAGGCCGCCCCTCCCGACGCAGCCCAGCCGCTCTACGAGCGGGTCGCCGCGCGCCTGCGAGATGTCCACCAACTCCCGGTGGGAACGGGCGTCTTCGGCGCGATGATGCAGGTGCGGCTGACCAACGACGGGCCGGTGACGATCATCCTGCGAAGCGGCCGCTGA
- a CDS encoding uracil-DNA glycosylase, translating into MAASDMSMTLRSARQELKTCLMLGVDFVPIGSETAVVAAPASAAPASPPVSDLSDKAALLAALEARHAAECPHCTTATGYKRIVFGEGNPEAALMFVGEAPGEQEDETGRPFVGRAGQKLDEIIAAMKMRRADVYIANVLKARPPGNRTPLPDEVARCGPYLVEQIRIIRPRVIVTLGGPASKLLLQTDEGITRLRGSWHVWRDGDVEIPVMPTFHPAYLLRNYTVDTRAKVWSDMQAVMAKLAERS; encoded by the coding sequence ATGGCTGCTTCCGACATGTCCATGACGCTCCGCTCCGCCCGCCAGGAACTCAAGACGTGCCTGATGCTGGGCGTGGACTTCGTTCCCATCGGTTCCGAGACCGCCGTGGTCGCGGCGCCCGCTTCGGCTGCTCCTGCTTCCCCACCCGTGAGTGACCTGTCCGACAAGGCGGCGTTACTGGCGGCTCTCGAGGCCCGTCACGCCGCCGAGTGCCCCCACTGCACCACGGCCACGGGGTACAAACGCATCGTCTTCGGCGAGGGCAACCCCGAAGCGGCCCTCATGTTCGTGGGCGAGGCCCCGGGTGAGCAGGAGGATGAGACCGGCAGGCCCTTCGTGGGCCGGGCGGGGCAGAAACTCGATGAGATCATCGCCGCGATGAAGATGCGGCGGGCGGACGTGTACATCGCCAACGTGCTCAAGGCCCGCCCGCCGGGCAACCGCACCCCCCTGCCGGACGAGGTAGCGCGGTGCGGGCCGTACCTGGTCGAGCAGATCCGGATCATCCGGCCCAGGGTGATCGTGACGCTGGGCGGACCCGCCTCGAAGCTGCTGCTGCAGACGGATGAGGGGATCACGCGGCTGCGTGGTTCCTGGCACGTCTGGCGGGACGGGGATGTGGAAATCCCCGTCATGCCCACGTTCCACCCCGCCTACCTGCTGCGCAACTACACGGTGGACACCCGCGCCAAGGTCTGGTCCGACATGCAGGCGGTGATGGCGAAACTGGCGGAGCGGTCGTGA
- a CDS encoding radical SAM protein, with product MTTVQPTISGRSKRVYLETFGCQMNELDSELVRGQLGALGYTFTRDASAADVIIYNTCSVREQAENKVLSRMGIVGKEKERGRNVVLGVIGCMAERDGAGMMTKYPQVDLMCGPGELDKLPLLLDNAMKTEHVSRAERIALQGDNHRRSSTLAAAEDNLELLDLSRAFDPERGLEAAEDGSSPAARRSAYVRITRGCNKFCTYCVVPRTRGAEVHRPPDAIVDECQRLVDAGVIEITLLGQTVNHYVYVHGEAMTADGREAPQIGPGLGFFKASARRDHQQVSRDHQQVSRDHQQVSRDHQQVSRDHQQVSRDRQGADGWTSDPNLNRSLTVAARSSRVTTFADLLHRIHEEVPGLRRLRFVTSYPRDFTDEALRVMADSPRICRYLHVPAQSGSNRILKLMNRGYTVEEYLDFIDRARAIMPDISIAGDIIVGFPTETDEDFEATKRLLQRVRYKNCFIFKYSPRPGTVAIDRFTDDVPDAIKRRRNNELLRVQSAIGAQVHAEQVGRTVEVLVEGVSVLGAKTASRVELRWQPAAAESPRIQMTGRTGGDLIVAFDAPEGVSPDDLVGRILPVRVTGSGPLILRGELVREGVEC from the coding sequence ATGACCACCGTGCAACCGACCATCTCCGGGCGGTCGAAGCGGGTCTACCTCGAGACCTTCGGCTGCCAGATGAACGAACTGGACTCGGAACTCGTCCGGGGCCAGCTGGGCGCGCTGGGATACACCTTCACCCGCGACGCGAGCGCGGCGGATGTCATCATCTACAACACCTGCTCCGTGCGCGAGCAGGCGGAAAACAAGGTGCTCAGCCGCATGGGCATCGTGGGCAAGGAGAAGGAGCGCGGCCGCAATGTGGTGCTCGGGGTGATCGGCTGCATGGCCGAGCGCGACGGCGCGGGCATGATGACGAAGTACCCGCAGGTGGACCTGATGTGCGGGCCGGGCGAACTGGACAAACTGCCCCTGCTGCTCGACAACGCCATGAAGACCGAGCACGTGAGCCGCGCCGAGCGCATCGCCCTGCAGGGCGACAACCATCGGCGCAGCAGCACGCTGGCGGCGGCGGAGGACAACCTGGAACTGCTCGACCTGAGCCGCGCCTTCGACCCCGAGCGCGGATTGGAGGCGGCGGAGGATGGGTCATCCCCCGCCGCGCGGCGCAGCGCGTACGTTCGCATCACGCGCGGGTGCAACAAGTTCTGCACCTACTGCGTGGTGCCGCGCACCCGCGGGGCGGAGGTGCATCGCCCGCCCGACGCCATCGTCGATGAGTGCCAGCGGCTGGTGGATGCGGGCGTGATCGAGATCACCCTGCTCGGGCAGACGGTGAATCACTACGTGTACGTGCATGGCGAAGCGATGACGGCCGATGGGCGCGAGGCGCCGCAGATCGGCCCGGGGCTGGGGTTCTTCAAGGCCAGCGCGAGGCGCGATCACCAGCAAGTGAGCCGCGATCACCAGCAAGTGAGCCGCGACCACCAGCAAGTGAGCCGCGACCACCAGCAAGTGAGCCGCGACCACCAGCAAGTGAGCCGCGACCGTCAGGGAGCGGACGGCTGGACGAGTGATCCGAACCTGAACCGCTCCCTCACGGTCGCGGCTCGCTCTTCACGTGTGACCACCTTCGCCGACCTGCTCCACCGGATTCACGAGGAGGTGCCCGGCCTGCGGCGGCTGCGCTTCGTGACCAGTTACCCGCGCGACTTCACCGATGAGGCCCTGCGCGTGATGGCCGATTCCCCCCGCATCTGCCGATACCTGCACGTGCCGGCGCAGTCGGGCTCCAACCGCATCCTGAAACTCATGAACCGCGGCTACACGGTGGAGGAGTACCTCGACTTCATCGACCGCGCTCGTGCGATCATGCCCGACATCTCCATCGCGGGCGACATCATCGTGGGCTTCCCCACTGAGACGGATGAGGACTTCGAGGCGACCAAACGCCTGCTTCAGCGCGTGCGATACAAGAACTGCTTCATCTTCAAGTACTCGCCCCGCCCCGGCACGGTGGCGATCGACCGCTTCACCGATGATGTGCCCGACGCGATCAAGCGCCGCCGCAACAACGAACTGCTGCGGGTGCAGTCGGCCATCGGCGCGCAGGTCCACGCCGAGCAGGTCGGCCGCACCGTCGAAGTGCTGGTGGAAGGCGTGAGCGTGCTGGGCGCGAAGACCGCGTCGCGCGTGGAACTGCGCTGGCAGCCCGCGGCCGCGGAATCGCCGCGCATCCAAATGACCGGCCGCACGGGCGGCGACCTGATCGTGGCCTTCGACGCTCCGGAGGGCGTGTCGCCCGACGATCTGGTCGGCCGCATCCTGCCCGTGCGGGTGACGGGCTCGGGGCCGCTGATTCTGCGGGGCGAGTTGGTGCGGGAGGGGGTCGAGTGCTGA
- a CDS encoding class I SAM-dependent methyltransferase: MPEADASFFSTRDTPGDVTGFWASRTNEYARHRPAYPDQAVRVVLDGFAPPAMVIDVGSGTGILSRLLARHGARVIAIEPGQAMRRAAAEAEQREPLGIDYRDGRAEATGLPDGFAHIVTCAQSFHWFDAPRALAEFHRILRPGGRLALLWNVREPGDAPAEWFERVVRRAQDAAEAAGRIVRRERAADPARTGHFINVRRLRFRNDAIYTLEGLLGRARSSSYWPDPGPWREELEADLIALHAAHRSGDAVTLAQVCEVTLADRADRVGMAAS; encoded by the coding sequence GTGCCTGAAGCCGACGCATCGTTTTTTTCAACCCGCGACACGCCCGGCGACGTGACCGGCTTCTGGGCCTCGCGCACGAACGAGTACGCCCGACATCGACCCGCCTACCCCGATCAGGCGGTGCGGGTCGTGCTGGACGGGTTTGCGCCTCCGGCCATGGTCATCGATGTCGGCAGCGGCACCGGAATCCTCTCCCGACTGCTGGCCCGGCATGGCGCCCGCGTGATCGCCATCGAGCCCGGACAGGCCATGCGCCGCGCCGCCGCTGAAGCGGAGCAACGCGAGCCGCTCGGCATCGACTACCGCGACGGGCGCGCCGAGGCCACCGGGCTGCCCGACGGCTTCGCCCACATCGTCACCTGCGCCCAGTCCTTTCACTGGTTCGACGCCCCCCGCGCCCTGGCTGAGTTCCACCGCATCCTGCGCCCCGGCGGGCGGCTCGCCTTGCTGTGGAACGTCCGCGAGCCGGGCGATGCGCCGGCGGAGTGGTTCGAACGCGTCGTCCGACGCGCCCAGGACGCCGCGGAGGCCGCCGGCCGTATCGTGCGCCGTGAACGGGCCGCCGACCCCGCGCGGACGGGGCACTTCATCAACGTCAGGCGGCTCCGGTTCCGCAATGACGCCATCTACACGCTGGAGGGTCTTCTGGGTCGTGCCCGCAGTTCATCCTACTGGCCCGACCCCGGCCCGTGGCGCGAGGAACTGGAGGCGGACCTGATCGCATTGCACGCCGCCCACCGGAGCGGAGACGCGGTCACGCTGGCGCAGGTCTGCGAAGTGACGCTGGCGGATCGGGCCGATCGCGTCGGAATGGCCGCATCGTAA
- a CDS encoding S8 family serine peptidase, whose product MRTRRNCALRVATVATLVGVTAAGSVQGQMVHSNNVNDLARAGKLALERDPLLRFDPYTLLIRFHEGVSEEEKAIVRGMVGGERLTAYRVVPGLERISTLLDVEVAVQLLRGVDAVMYAEPNFVVRPTAEPNDPNLSNQWGLENFGQNIRGVSGKTDADLDMFDAWDVNTGSSSVTVAVIDSGAKLDHEDLAANIWVNTGEIPNNGIDDDGNGYIDDVNGWDFYDDDGNPTDMTGHGTLMAGIIGARGNNGVGITGVAWRCQMVILRVLGANGGLVSDVILAMEYAAAKNVRFSNQSFGGYDFSQSFLDALTALVGTHLVIAAAGNDTNNNDVNPFYPASYQVGNVISICATNNNDQLAFFSNYGANTVHMGAPGVSIFSTHRLGSYVWVNGTSAAAAHVTGLAVLLASQYTWDTTRIRTRILNSRRKVAALNGKTIYRSVPNAYRALRDQTVVPAVPGTPVLTDLQDGRAFMEWTDNSSNENRFLVQRQRRDGAAWVDWINVNRPGRNKVTMIDNPGAGHYRYRIRSVNRAGPSEWTAWVEVIVTGP is encoded by the coding sequence ATGAGGACTCGACGCAACTGCGCGCTTCGGGTGGCGACCGTGGCGACGCTGGTCGGCGTCACGGCAGCGGGGTCGGTTCAGGGGCAGATGGTTCATTCGAACAACGTGAACGACCTCGCGCGAGCGGGCAAACTGGCGCTGGAGCGTGATCCGCTGCTGCGCTTCGACCCCTACACCCTGCTGATCCGCTTCCACGAAGGCGTCAGCGAGGAAGAGAAGGCCATCGTTCGCGGCATGGTGGGCGGCGAGCGACTCACCGCCTACCGCGTGGTGCCGGGGCTGGAGCGCATCTCGACCCTGCTTGACGTGGAGGTGGCCGTGCAGCTGCTCCGCGGGGTGGACGCGGTCATGTACGCCGAGCCCAACTTCGTGGTCCGGCCGACCGCGGAACCCAACGATCCCAACCTGAGCAACCAGTGGGGGCTGGAGAACTTCGGCCAGAACATCCGCGGCGTGAGCGGCAAGACCGACGCCGACCTGGACATGTTCGACGCCTGGGACGTCAACACGGGGTCGTCCTCGGTCACGGTGGCGGTCATCGACTCCGGCGCCAAGCTCGATCACGAGGACTTGGCCGCCAACATCTGGGTCAACACCGGTGAGATCCCCAACAACGGCATCGACGATGACGGCAACGGCTACATCGACGACGTGAACGGCTGGGATTTCTACGACGACGACGGCAACCCCACCGACATGACGGGCCACGGCACGCTGATGGCCGGCATCATCGGCGCCCGCGGCAACAACGGCGTGGGCATCACCGGCGTGGCGTGGCGGTGCCAGATGGTCATCCTGCGCGTGCTGGGGGCCAACGGCGGGCTGGTGTCGGACGTGATTCTCGCCATGGAGTACGCCGCCGCCAAGAACGTGCGATTCTCGAACCAGAGCTTCGGCGGATACGACTTCTCCCAGTCGTTCCTGGACGCCCTGACCGCCCTGGTGGGCACGCACCTGGTGATCGCCGCGGCGGGCAACGACACCAATAACAACGATGTCAACCCCTTCTACCCGGCGTCATACCAGGTGGGCAATGTCATCTCCATCTGCGCCACCAACAACAACGACCAGCTGGCCTTCTTCTCCAACTACGGGGCCAACACCGTTCACATGGGCGCTCCGGGCGTGAGCATCTTCTCCACGCACCGGCTGGGCAGCTACGTGTGGGTGAACGGCACCTCCGCCGCTGCTGCGCACGTCACCGGGCTGGCGGTGCTTCTGGCCAGCCAGTACACGTGGGACACCACCCGCATCCGCACCCGGATTCTCAACTCGAGGCGCAAGGTCGCGGCGCTCAACGGCAAGACCATCTATCGGTCGGTGCCCAACGCCTACCGGGCGCTGCGTGATCAGACGGTGGTTCCCGCCGTTCCCGGCACGCCCGTGCTGACGGACCTGCAGGACGGACGCGCCTTCATGGAGTGGACGGACAACTCCAGCAACGAGAACCGATTCCTCGTGCAGCGTCAGCGGCGCGACGGGGCCGCCTGGGTGGACTGGATCAACGTGAACCGCCCGGGCCGCAACAAGGTGACCATGATCGACAACCCCGGCGCGGGTCACTACCGCTACCGCATCCGATCCGTCAACCGGGCCGGCCCCTCGGAGTGGACCGCCTGGGTTGAGGTGATCGTCACCGGCCCGTAA
- a CDS encoding YifB family Mg chelatase-like AAA ATPase, producing the protein MIARVESFVLQGIDAVPCELEVDLSPVGLPKQTIVGLPDAAVRESIERVRTALMNSGYRFPLTRMTINLAPADLRKEGPVYDLPISLAILAAEGTIAPLDDARPGLSDFLIAGELALDGRVRPVNGVISLAILARQMGKRGVVVPAENASEAAAVDSLEVIPVRTLGEVVGFLNGTLEVERVRPVDAEREILDTPPEIDFGEIRGQEAAKRAMTIAAAGGHNILMIGPAGTGKTMMAKALPGIMPPLTRDEALEVTRIYSSVGMVPRGASLMTRRPVRMPHHTASGPAIVGGGPIPRPGDVSLAHRGVLFLDELPEFNRAVLENLREPLEDGAITIARAQGSVKFPARFMLVGAMNPSPKGDFARNEHDQRSMDRYLSRLSGPLIDRIDLHVEVPAVPFQQLTGQARGTDTATMRARVERCRAVQHERNRGDGRGQKAEIRGVAAGSGRGRPLLNSELRGKALDRVAPLDEASKSLLEQAMREMGLSARAYDKIRRVARTIADLEESPGVQMAHVSEAVQYRLLDRMR; encoded by the coding sequence ATGATCGCCCGCGTCGAGAGTTTCGTGCTTCAGGGGATCGACGCTGTCCCCTGCGAGCTGGAAGTGGACCTGAGCCCGGTTGGGCTGCCCAAGCAGACCATCGTGGGTCTGCCTGATGCGGCGGTACGTGAGTCGATCGAGCGAGTCCGCACCGCCCTGATGAACTCCGGCTACCGGTTCCCGCTGACGCGGATGACCATTAACCTGGCCCCGGCGGACCTGCGCAAGGAAGGCCCGGTCTACGACCTGCCCATCTCGCTGGCGATTCTGGCGGCGGAGGGAACCATCGCCCCGCTGGATGACGCCAGGCCGGGGCTGAGCGATTTCCTGATCGCGGGGGAGCTGGCGCTCGATGGTCGGGTCAGGCCGGTCAACGGGGTGATCTCGCTGGCCATTCTTGCCCGTCAGATGGGGAAGCGAGGCGTGGTCGTGCCCGCCGAAAACGCCAGCGAGGCGGCGGCGGTGGACTCGCTCGAAGTCATCCCCGTGCGCACGCTTGGGGAAGTGGTGGGTTTCCTCAATGGAACGCTGGAGGTCGAGCGGGTCAGGCCCGTGGACGCCGAGCGAGAAATCCTCGACACCCCGCCGGAAATCGACTTCGGCGAGATTCGCGGGCAGGAGGCGGCCAAGCGGGCCATGACCATCGCCGCGGCGGGTGGGCACAACATCCTGATGATCGGCCCGGCGGGCACGGGCAAGACGATGATGGCCAAGGCGCTGCCGGGCATCATGCCCCCGCTGACGCGGGATGAGGCGCTCGAGGTGACGCGGATCTACTCCAGCGTGGGCATGGTGCCGCGCGGCGCCTCGCTGATGACCCGCCGACCCGTGCGCATGCCGCACCACACGGCGAGTGGTCCGGCGATCGTGGGCGGCGGCCCGATTCCACGTCCCGGCGACGTGTCGCTGGCTCACCGCGGGGTGCTGTTTCTCGACGAGTTGCCGGAGTTCAACCGGGCGGTCCTCGAAAACCTGCGCGAGCCGCTCGAGGACGGCGCCATCACCATCGCCCGGGCGCAGGGATCGGTGAAGTTCCCCGCCCGGTTCATGCTGGTGGGGGCGATGAACCCATCGCCCAAGGGCGACTTCGCCCGCAACGAGCATGACCAGCGCTCGATGGACCGTTACCTGTCACGGCTGTCCGGCCCGCTCATCGACCGTATCGACCTCCACGTGGAAGTCCCCGCCGTGCCTTTCCAGCAGCTGACGGGTCAGGCCCGGGGCACCGACACCGCGACGATGCGGGCCCGCGTGGAGCGATGCCGGGCAGTTCAGCACGAGCGGAACCGAGGCGACGGCAGAGGTCAGAAGGCAGAGATCAGGGGTGTGGCGGCGGGGAGCGGGCGTGGACGACCTCTGCTCAACTCCGAACTGCGGGGCAAGGCGCTGGACCGCGTGGCGCCGCTCGACGAGGCGAGCAAGTCGCTGCTGGAGCAGGCCATGCGGGAGATGGGCCTGAGCGCGCGGGCCTACGACAAGATCCGTCGCGTGGCGCGCACCATCGCCGATCTGGAGGAATCGCCGGGCGTCCAGATGGCCCACGTGTCCGAGGCGGTGCAGTACCGTCTGCTCGACCGGATGCGGTAG
- a CDS encoding UMP kinase: protein MPDAPKPYYRRVVLKVSGESFAKQGEFGIDPDELALMAQEIKDATICGTQVAVVVGGGNIIRGAVLAAKGQVAQATADYMGMLGTVINALALKEALETIGQPARVLSAINLTAVAEPFIRGRALRHLEKGRVVILAAGTGNPFFTTDTCAALRGAELGADILLKATKVDGVYDRDPVRHADATRFEKLTFSEALERKLRVMDLTALSMCMEHRLPVKVFDFKVRGNIRRVIEGAPLGTLITA from the coding sequence ATGCCGGACGCACCCAAGCCCTATTACCGTCGCGTTGTGCTCAAGGTGAGCGGGGAGAGTTTCGCCAAGCAGGGCGAGTTCGGGATCGACCCGGATGAACTGGCCCTGATGGCGCAGGAGATCAAGGACGCCACGATCTGCGGCACGCAGGTCGCCGTGGTGGTGGGCGGGGGCAACATCATCCGCGGCGCAGTGCTGGCCGCCAAGGGACAGGTCGCCCAGGCCACCGCGGACTACATGGGCATGCTGGGCACGGTGATCAACGCCCTGGCGCTCAAGGAAGCGCTGGAGACGATCGGCCAGCCCGCCCGCGTGCTCTCGGCGATCAACCTGACCGCCGTCGCCGAGCCGTTCATCCGGGGGCGCGCCTTGCGTCACCTGGAGAAGGGCCGCGTGGTCATCCTGGCGGCGGGCACCGGCAACCCGTTCTTCACCACCGACACCTGCGCGGCCCTGCGCGGAGCGGAACTGGGCGCGGACATCCTGCTCAAGGCCACCAAGGTGGACGGCGTCTACGACCGCGACCCCGTGCGCCACGCCGACGCCACCCGATTCGAGAAGCTCACCTTCTCCGAGGCCCTGGAGCGGAAACTGCGCGTCATGGACCTGACCGCCCTGAGCATGTGCATGGAGCACCGCCTGCCGGTGAAGGTGTTCGACTTCAAGGTGCGCGGCAACATCCGGCGCGTCATCGAGGGCGCGCCGCTCGGCACGCTCATTACCGCCTGA
- a CDS encoding VWA domain-containing protein: MSRTFTQPAPLVRPSRQAMEARLAELEAEREALAKQKRRNILFMGAAISLMVHLAILLYLETVKRLGPGGDGPGEVIVEFAVLPQQDLSELELVEIQDSDASSDLNLEEADPALELDVKPPAAELLALNDGSMPSLGAGGSSSGDMSMGGGGAGASFFGVSSTGQRFLFIVDVSGSMQEGNRIHVAMRELSRSISELPDFAYFYVILYNHEPIIPRFQRGWQRARPREVDDMLDYLRNVTPGGGTVPVGAFAAAFALDVPPDVIFFLTDGLIPQETPDRVRSMNARGKRVVINTIAFGDQSSADLLKRISDESGGRYRFVPVRGGG; this comes from the coding sequence ATGAGCCGAACGTTCACCCAGCCCGCGCCGCTCGTGCGACCATCCCGACAGGCGATGGAAGCGCGCCTGGCGGAGCTGGAAGCCGAACGCGAGGCGCTGGCGAAGCAGAAGCGGCGCAACATCCTGTTCATGGGCGCGGCCATCTCGCTCATGGTCCACCTGGCCATCCTGCTCTACCTGGAGACGGTCAAGCGGCTGGGACCGGGAGGCGACGGACCGGGCGAGGTGATCGTCGAGTTCGCCGTGCTCCCCCAGCAGGATCTGTCGGAGCTTGAACTGGTCGAAATCCAGGACTCAGACGCCAGCTCCGACCTGAACCTGGAGGAAGCCGACCCCGCGCTGGAACTGGACGTGAAGCCCCCCGCCGCGGAGCTGCTGGCGCTCAACGACGGGTCGATGCCCTCGCTGGGCGCGGGCGGGTCGAGTTCGGGCGACATGTCGATGGGCGGCGGCGGCGCCGGGGCGAGCTTCTTCGGCGTCTCGTCCACCGGCCAGCGCTTTCTCTTCATCGTGGACGTATCCGGCTCGATGCAGGAAGGCAACCGCATTCACGTGGCCATGCGCGAACTGTCGCGGTCGATCTCGGAACTGCCCGACTTCGCGTACTTCTACGTCATCCTGTACAACCACGAGCCGATCATTCCGCGCTTTCAGAGGGGATGGCAGCGCGCCCGCCCACGCGAGGTGGACGACATGCTCGACTACCTGCGCAACGTCACGCCCGGCGGGGGAACCGTACCCGTGGGCGCGTTCGCCGCGGCCTTCGCCCTTGACGTGCCCCCGGACGTCATCTTCTTCCTCACCGACGGGCTGATCCCGCAGGAGACGCCCGATCGGGTCCGCTCGATGAACGCTCGCGGCAAGCGCGTGGTCATCAACACCATCGCCTTCGGCGATCAGTCGTCCGCCGACCTGCTCAAGCGGATTTCGGACGAATCCGGCGGGCGATACCGCTTCGTCCCCGTGCGCGGAGGTGGGTGA
- a CDS encoding MotA/TolQ/ExbB proton channel family protein, whose translation MTTFQQAALLLATPSGEGGESLLDLVQKGGVIAYIILALSVGALVLIIFHLVQIRRAALLPPEQLDQVDHLLARGDASAALAYVADPANDSYFARIMTVGLTRFQKSAFGAFEIKSAIEEAGEEQTARLYRSTDALQVIGAIAPLLGLLGTVQGMVGAFSTLSKSAATKPELLANDISLALITTLMGLTLAIPCIALFTFFRNRIDAFAAEAGREIERMILHLESAAPAPTGAPARPAPVPTGGPARPVRPAAGPAPAPGAPAR comes from the coding sequence ATGACGACGTTTCAACAGGCCGCCCTGCTGCTCGCCACTCCGTCCGGGGAAGGCGGTGAATCGCTGCTCGATCTCGTTCAGAAGGGTGGGGTGATCGCCTACATCATTCTGGCTCTCAGCGTGGGCGCGCTGGTGCTGATCATCTTCCACCTGGTGCAGATCCGGCGTGCCGCCCTGCTGCCGCCGGAGCAACTTGACCAGGTGGATCACCTGCTGGCGCGAGGCGACGCCAGCGCGGCCCTGGCGTACGTCGCCGATCCGGCGAATGACTCGTACTTCGCGCGCATCATGACGGTTGGGCTGACGCGATTCCAGAAATCCGCCTTCGGCGCCTTCGAGATCAAGAGCGCCATCGAGGAGGCGGGCGAGGAGCAGACCGCTCGCCTGTACCGATCGACCGACGCGCTGCAGGTCATCGGGGCCATCGCGCCGCTGCTGGGGCTGCTGGGCACGGTGCAGGGCATGGTGGGTGCGTTCTCCACGCTCTCCAAGAGCGCCGCGACCAAGCCCGAGCTCCTCGCCAACGACATCTCACTGGCCCTCATCACCACGCTCATGGGGCTGACGCTGGCGATCCCCTGCATCGCGCTCTTCACGTTCTTCCGCAACCGCATCGACGCCTTCGCCGCCGAGGCCGGGCGCGAGATCGAGCGGATGATCCTGCATCTGGAATCGGCGGCCCCGGCGCCGACCGGGGCCCCGGCCCGTCCGGCGCCCGTGCCGACGGGCGGTCCGGCGCGGCCCGTGAGGCCCGCCGCGGGTCCGGCGCCCGCGCCCGGAGCGCCAGCGCGATGA
- a CDS encoding biopolymer transporter ExbD, producing MRFSPHGHRDRALHIDLTSMVDVVFLLIIFFLTTTQFARMTRADVELPVEPGEQQPEPDEPGIVINLLHDGSIVVDDETLDLEGLRSLIRAEITGSQRGRADKVKLMLRADRRLPAARLNQVVKLLQDMGVGLGRFATEQPR from the coding sequence ATGAGGTTCTCGCCGCACGGCCATCGTGACCGGGCGCTCCACATCGACCTCACGTCGATGGTGGACGTGGTCTTTCTGCTCATCATCTTCTTCCTCACCACCACGCAGTTCGCGCGCATGACCCGCGCCGATGTGGAGCTGCCCGTCGAGCCGGGCGAGCAGCAGCCCGAGCCGGACGAGCCGGGCATCGTCATCAACCTGCTGCACGACGGGTCGATCGTGGTGGATGACGAGACGCTCGACCTCGAGGGGCTGCGGTCGCTCATCCGCGCCGAGATCACCGGTTCGCAGCGGGGCCGGGCCGACAAGGTGAAACTCATGCTGCGGGCCGACCGTCGCCTGCCCGCGGCGCGGCTCAACCAGGTGGTGAAACTGCTGCAGGACATGGGCGTCGGACTGGGTCGGTTCGCCACCGAGCAGCCGCGCTAG
- a CDS encoding biopolymer transporter ExbD, which translates to MRIQVRPSRRRPTLLVLNLASMIDVTFLLLIYFMLTMVFTKPEDRLSSALRAKTEAASGSTSDFQPQVVDVIVTDGAPAYRLGARLFRDKASLTAALEPLNKATGLFIRVSNEPPTGFVLAAFQAGHDAGFEKVTYVAVE; encoded by the coding sequence GTGCGCATCCAGGTCAGGCCATCCCGTCGGCGGCCCACGCTGCTGGTGCTCAACCTCGCCAGCATGATCGACGTGACATTCCTGCTGCTGATCTACTTCATGCTCACGATGGTGTTCACCAAGCCGGAGGATCGGCTCTCCTCGGCCCTGCGCGCCAAGACCGAGGCCGCCTCGGGAAGCACGAGCGATTTTCAGCCGCAGGTGGTGGACGTGATCGTGACGGACGGCGCGCCGGCGTACCGGCTGGGGGCTCGGCTCTTCCGCGACAAGGCGTCGCTCACCGCGGCGCTGGAGCCGCTCAACAAGGCCACGGGGCTGTTCATCAGGGTCAGCAACGAGCCCCCCACGGGGTTCGTGCTGGCCGCGTTCCAGGCCGGGCACGATGCCGGCTTCGAGAAGGTGACCTATGTCGCGGTGGAGTGA